In Mastigocladopsis repens PCC 10914, a single window of DNA contains:
- the recN gene encoding DNA repair protein RecN gives MLSLLRIENFALIDQLELEFGAGLNVLTGETGAGKSIILDAIDAVLGGKVSSRVIRTGTSRAMVEATFSSNSALAVTLSEQEIDLIEDNSIIISREITATSTNIRSRSRVNGVLVNRQVMSGLRERLVEITAQGQTVQVGQSAQVRDWLDIYGGDSLMEQRQLVSSTFSAYQQAHTALEKRRTSERDRLQQLDLLTYQVQELTAANLSEPDELEKLLQERERLNHVVELQQMSYKVYQALYQNDGEAPAVADLLGDSEATLTDMVEYDTQLQPLLDMVRDAQATLAEVARQINTYGESLEADPQRLEEVEERIQELKQICRKYGPALTDAIAYYQRIQGELAELNDNEQTIDTLEQQENVCLEKLTQACHKLTQLRRTTAAALEGELIRELKPLAMEKVQFQVEIVSTSPTAAGADKITFLFSPNPGEPLQPLTAIASGGEMSRFLLALKACFSQADESATLVFDEIDVGVSGRVAQAIAEKLHQLGQNSQVLCVTHQPLVAAMADQHFRVDKQVITLAKSHKENNGHPEQRTVVRVTTLDNLNKRREELAQLAGGKSAQEAIAFAESLLTQAANHRRKS, from the coding sequence ATGTTGTCTCTCTTGCGAATAGAAAACTTTGCCCTTATTGACCAACTAGAACTGGAATTTGGCGCTGGACTTAATGTATTGACAGGGGAAACCGGCGCGGGGAAATCGATTATCTTAGATGCGATTGATGCTGTATTGGGCGGTAAAGTCTCCAGTCGAGTTATTCGTACTGGTACAAGTCGGGCAATGGTAGAAGCGACGTTCAGTTCAAACTCGGCATTAGCTGTGACTTTGAGTGAACAGGAAATAGATTTAATAGAAGATAACTCTATCATCATTAGCCGAGAAATCACAGCCACATCCACGAATATTCGCTCTCGTTCGCGAGTCAATGGAGTGTTAGTCAATCGACAGGTGATGTCAGGATTGAGGGAACGCCTTGTGGAAATTACAGCCCAAGGGCAAACTGTACAAGTGGGACAGTCTGCTCAAGTTCGCGACTGGTTGGACATATATGGTGGTGACTCTCTCATGGAGCAGCGTCAGCTTGTCAGCTCCACATTTTCCGCTTACCAACAAGCGCATACAGCATTAGAAAAACGCCGGACATCAGAACGCGATCGCCTCCAACAACTCGACTTGCTGACGTATCAAGTGCAGGAACTCACAGCAGCAAACCTCAGCGAACCCGATGAATTGGAAAAGCTTTTGCAAGAACGGGAACGCCTCAATCATGTCGTTGAACTGCAACAGATGAGTTACAAAGTTTATCAGGCTTTGTACCAAAATGATGGCGAAGCTCCAGCAGTAGCAGACTTACTGGGAGACAGTGAGGCGACATTAACTGACATGGTAGAATACGATACCCAACTACAACCGCTGTTGGACATGGTGAGAGATGCTCAAGCAACTTTGGCAGAAGTGGCACGGCAAATCAATACCTATGGGGAAAGCTTAGAAGCAGATCCGCAACGCTTAGAGGAAGTCGAAGAGCGTATACAGGAATTAAAGCAAATTTGTCGTAAATACGGTCCAGCACTCACAGATGCTATTGCTTACTACCAGCGCATCCAAGGGGAATTGGCTGAACTCAATGATAACGAACAAACCATTGACACTTTAGAACAGCAAGAAAATGTTTGTTTGGAAAAGCTGACCCAAGCTTGTCACAAGTTAACTCAGTTGCGGCGCACCACTGCTGCTGCTTTAGAAGGGGAACTCATCAGAGAACTCAAACCTTTGGCAATGGAAAAGGTACAGTTTCAAGTTGAGATTGTCTCGACTTCCCCAACCGCAGCAGGAGCAGACAAAATTACCTTTTTGTTTAGTCCCAACCCCGGAGAACCATTGCAACCTTTAACAGCAATTGCTTCTGGCGGTGAAATGAGCCGCTTTTTACTGGCGCTCAAAGCTTGTTTTTCCCAAGCTGATGAGAGTGCAACACTGGTATTTGATGAAATTGATGTTGGGGTTTCCGGACGTGTGGCGCAGGCAATTGCAGAAAAATTGCATCAGTTGGGTCAAAATTCCCAAGTATTATGTGTCACACACCAACCTTTAGTTGCAGCAATGGCAGACCAGCATTTTCGGGTTGATAAGCAAGTCATTACTCTAGCTAAATCTCACAAAGAAAACAATGGGCATCCTGAACAGCGTACTGTTGTGCGAGTCACGACCTTGGATAATTTAAACAAGCGTCGAGAAGAACTGGCACAGTTGGCTGGTGGGAAGTCGGCGCAGGAGGCTATAGCTTTTGCTGAGTCTTTGTTGACGCAAGCAGCTAACCACCGCCGAAAAAGCTAA
- a CDS encoding ABC1 kinase family protein — translation MNGKTVPPTSQAIKQDSHVVSVNSGKVSLVSALAKEPNSPKLSNTELVAENGALVKVVSLPTSEETQEHKVLVATKPESETILYNPQEISAHYQKRPLQVLRRIITVLTSTLRFAFGLWWDSKRGVVVKNDLRRAIQLRELLTRLGPAYIKIGQALSTRPDLVPPVYLEELTQLQDKLPPFPNEIAYRFIEEELGSSPEEIYVELSAEPIAAASLGQVYKAKLKSGEEVAVKVQRPDLRERITIDLYILRQLAAWGNKNIKRVRSDLVGILDELGSRIFEEMDYIHEGENAERFFQLYGHMKDVYVPKIYWEYTNRRVLTMEWINGVKLTQTEELRTLGINARYLIEVGVQCSLRQLLEHGFFHADPHPGNLLATLDGQLAYLDFGMMSEIQPQQRYGLLEAIVHVVNRDFDALAKDYVKLEFLSPETDLTPIIPAFARVFADAQGASVAELNIKSITDELSALMYEYPFRVPPYYALIIRSLVTLEGIAINIDPNFKVLSEAYPYVAKRLLTDPAPDLRASLRELLFKEGRFRWNRLENLLRNARNSQDYDFDLVLNQGIDFLSSERGAFIRDKLVDEFIKGLDALGRNVLHNFTYLLRERVGVTAVNETPAASIEQQQTLDHIKRIVNILQETRGFDPARLAPQIGQLFFNPGVQRLGQQVANQLVQKAIARFIRQLLASEEVNAAQNSTLNQPARLSLPAAREKPHRL, via the coding sequence ATGAATGGTAAGACAGTTCCCCCCACTTCCCAAGCAATAAAGCAAGACAGTCACGTAGTGAGCGTAAACTCGGGGAAGGTTTCCCTTGTGTCGGCTCTGGCGAAAGAGCCTAACTCACCCAAACTGTCCAATACTGAACTAGTGGCTGAAAATGGTGCGCTAGTCAAAGTTGTCAGCTTACCCACCTCAGAGGAAACTCAAGAACACAAGGTGCTGGTAGCTACAAAGCCTGAGTCTGAAACTATACTTTACAATCCTCAGGAGATTTCGGCGCATTACCAAAAAAGACCCCTACAGGTTTTACGGCGAATTATCACAGTTTTGACATCAACTCTTCGCTTTGCTTTCGGGTTATGGTGGGATAGCAAGCGGGGAGTTGTCGTCAAAAATGACCTACGACGTGCAATTCAGTTGCGAGAACTACTGACAAGGCTCGGACCTGCTTACATCAAAATTGGACAAGCTTTGTCCACCAGACCAGATCTAGTTCCTCCTGTGTATCTGGAGGAACTGACTCAACTGCAAGACAAATTACCACCTTTTCCCAACGAAATTGCTTATCGGTTTATTGAAGAAGAACTAGGTTCTTCGCCAGAGGAGATTTACGTTGAACTCTCTGCTGAACCAATTGCTGCTGCTTCCTTGGGTCAAGTCTACAAAGCTAAACTCAAGTCTGGTGAAGAAGTCGCTGTTAAAGTCCAACGTCCGGACTTGAGAGAGCGCATCACCATTGATTTGTATATTCTACGTCAATTGGCTGCATGGGGGAACAAAAACATCAAACGGGTGCGGAGTGACCTTGTCGGTATCCTTGATGAATTAGGTAGTCGCATCTTTGAAGAGATGGACTATATTCATGAGGGAGAAAACGCCGAGCGATTTTTCCAGCTTTATGGTCACATGAAAGACGTTTATGTACCAAAAATTTACTGGGAATATACCAATCGTCGTGTGTTGACGATGGAGTGGATTAACGGCGTTAAATTAACCCAAACAGAAGAACTTCGCACTTTAGGCATAAATGCTCGTTATTTGATTGAAGTCGGCGTGCAGTGTTCACTACGCCAGTTGCTGGAACATGGTTTTTTCCACGCTGATCCTCACCCAGGTAATTTGTTAGCCACACTAGATGGTCAATTGGCTTATCTCGATTTTGGGATGATGAGTGAGATTCAGCCGCAGCAGCGCTATGGTTTGCTGGAGGCGATCGTCCACGTTGTCAACCGTGACTTTGATGCCTTGGCAAAAGACTATGTCAAGTTAGAGTTCTTATCTCCAGAGACAGATTTAACACCTATTATTCCAGCTTTTGCTAGAGTGTTTGCTGATGCCCAAGGAGCCAGTGTTGCTGAATTGAACATCAAAAGCATCACTGATGAACTCTCGGCTTTGATGTATGAATATCCCTTCCGTGTACCACCCTACTACGCTTTAATTATTCGTTCTCTTGTGACGTTGGAAGGAATAGCTATTAATATTGATCCCAACTTCAAAGTCCTCAGCGAAGCTTATCCATACGTTGCTAAACGCCTGTTAACCGACCCAGCGCCTGACTTAAGAGCATCACTGCGGGAGTTACTGTTTAAAGAAGGTAGATTCCGCTGGAATCGTTTAGAAAATTTGTTACGCAATGCTCGTAACAGTCAAGACTACGACTTTGACTTGGTACTGAATCAGGGGATAGACTTTTTGTCTTCCGAACGCGGTGCTTTCATTCGAGACAAACTAGTGGATGAATTTATCAAAGGACTCGATGCTTTAGGTAGAAATGTTTTGCATAACTTTACATACCTGCTGCGGGAAAGAGTTGGGGTGACTGCAGTCAATGAAACTCCTGCTGCTTCCATTGAACAACAACAAACGTTGGATCACATTAAACGTATTGTCAATATTCTCCAAGAAACCCGTGGTTTTGATCCAGCGCGACTTGCACCTCAAATTGGCCAGTTGTTCTTCAACCCAGGGGTACAGCGTTTGGGTCAGCAAGTCGCCAACCAGTTGGTGCAGAAAGCTATTGCAAGGTTCATTCGGCAACTGTTGGCATCAGAAGAAGTAAATGCCGCTCAAAATAGCACTTTGAACCAGCCTGCAAGGTTATCTTTACCTGCTGCAAGAGAAAAGCCCCACAGACTATAA
- a CDS encoding ferritin-like domain-containing protein — MNFLTYVMHLAGSGAMAYYSAVQIRDIKTRPNVLAGFQLAESGSVPFLTKLSDRAAAEGDTWLAEKLAKHASDEMRHGQIFAHALKQLNKKVVDFKSLPKNPEENKTQQRRSPFFAAYYEGYSPEQIKPETIDWDVFMASTYILELDASKDFARMANVLPEDDTTARNLKQGMLSIAQDETGHAAYLYEAMTRRMSAIQVQKLVDEWRTRKVNALLAFAGNMLQRNDNRPSLVQDGAPSESESELSVA, encoded by the coding sequence ATGAACTTCTTAACTTATGTCATGCACTTAGCTGGTTCTGGTGCTATGGCTTATTACTCTGCTGTACAAATCCGTGACATCAAAACCCGCCCCAATGTCTTGGCTGGGTTCCAATTGGCAGAGTCTGGCTCAGTTCCCTTTCTGACAAAATTAAGCGATCGCGCAGCAGCAGAAGGCGACACCTGGTTAGCAGAAAAACTGGCAAAACACGCATCAGATGAAATGAGGCATGGTCAAATTTTTGCCCATGCCTTAAAGCAACTTAACAAGAAAGTTGTAGATTTTAAAAGTCTGCCTAAGAATCCGGAGGAAAATAAAACTCAACAACGGCGTAGTCCCTTCTTTGCCGCATACTATGAAGGCTACTCTCCAGAACAAATAAAACCTGAGACTATTGATTGGGATGTGTTTATGGCTAGCACCTACATCCTAGAGTTGGATGCTAGCAAAGACTTTGCTCGGATGGCAAACGTGTTACCTGAAGATGACACAACTGCTCGTAACCTTAAACAAGGAATGTTGAGCATTGCCCAGGATGAAACTGGTCATGCTGCCTATCTTTATGAAGCCATGACGCGGCGTATGTCTGCAATTCAAGTGCAGAAACTTGTGGATGAGTGGCGCACCCGCAAGGTTAACGCCTTGTTAGCATTTGCAGGTAATATGTTGCAACGTAATGATAACAGACCTTCCTTAGTGCAAGATGGTGCGCCATCAGAGAGTGAGTCTGAGTTGAGCGTTGCGTGA
- a CDS encoding diguanylate cyclase, protein MNISILVFGGDHFLTTLPDQIRDASAFSVEVIGNLNQAVSHIQITPPDVIVVQASLDDGMELCRWLKEQTKLSWIYCILLEDRPQLHALRSQCGKEWELEMTCAALRLGADAYIWSVQTRDDASGQNEKTANEQLLLAHLTVGLRKAQKYRDLLRTNDLLSTIALADSLTELNNRRALEWDLPKQIQKARSHGTPLSLIILDVDYFKKVNDSHGHLIGDRLLQLLCHRLRHNLRFGDTAFRYGGEEFVIVLSNTTCDEALLVARRLNRVVSEQAFAINTKLAINITISLGATCLRPEDDVKGTSLLNRADQYLLQAKATGRNRVIGCGSYVFHHASHLQAVSS, encoded by the coding sequence ATGAATATATCTATTCTGGTCTTCGGAGGTGATCATTTTCTCACCACACTTCCAGATCAGATCCGTGATGCATCCGCTTTTAGCGTAGAGGTGATCGGTAATCTGAATCAGGCGGTGTCGCACATCCAAATCACGCCGCCTGATGTGATAGTGGTACAGGCTAGCTTGGATGATGGCATGGAACTGTGTCGTTGGCTCAAAGAACAGACAAAGTTATCCTGGATTTACTGTATCCTTTTGGAGGATCGTCCTCAGTTGCACGCTCTGAGAAGTCAGTGTGGCAAGGAATGGGAGTTGGAGATGACTTGTGCTGCACTACGCCTTGGAGCTGATGCTTATATTTGGTCTGTCCAAACGCGCGATGACGCGTCTGGACAAAATGAGAAAACTGCCAACGAGCAATTATTGCTAGCTCACTTAACTGTAGGCTTGCGTAAGGCACAGAAATATCGCGATTTGCTGCGGACGAATGATTTATTATCAACGATCGCCTTAGCTGATTCGTTGACGGAGTTGAATAATCGCCGTGCTTTGGAGTGGGACTTACCCAAGCAAATTCAAAAAGCCCGTAGTCATGGAACTCCGCTCTCGTTGATTATTCTAGATGTGGACTATTTTAAAAAAGTGAACGATAGCCATGGGCATTTAATCGGCGATCGCCTGTTGCAGCTGCTTTGTCATCGTCTGCGCCACAATCTACGGTTTGGTGACACTGCTTTCCGCTATGGTGGTGAGGAATTTGTGATTGTTCTGAGCAACACCACCTGTGATGAAGCACTCCTGGTGGCGCGTCGTCTCAATCGAGTTGTTAGCGAACAAGCATTCGCAATTAACACTAAACTGGCTATCAACATTACAATCAGCTTGGGAGCAACCTGTTTGCGACCAGAAGATGATGTTAAGGGAACCAGCTTGTTGAATCGCGCCGATCAATACCTGTTGCAAGCTAAAGCTACTGGACGTAATCGAGTCATTGGTTGCGGTAGCTACGTATTCCATCATGCTTCACATCTTCAGGCTGTTTCTTCATAA